Sequence from the Clupea harengus chromosome 20, Ch_v2.0.2, whole genome shotgun sequence genome:
TCCTGTACACCAGCAGACCATACGGATTCACTCAAATTCTTGGCTTTCAGTTGTGAACCTCCAGAAACTTCAGAAAGTTTCTCAAGGTCGGAAATGATTCTGTATTACTGGCTGTTAAATCATGCTGTCGAAGATAATGGTATTGGCTCCAATTTGTCGTGAGAAACATTCTTGACTGAGTGTTGAGGTCACTTTAGAAAGAGACACGCTTGCCTTTGCtttgtgtcttttgttttttcattaaGGGCTGTTAAGAAAGATGTTAGAGGGGGAAAAATATCTTTGAAAAAGGCTTGCTTCCTTTGCTTCCCCTGTGTGATTTACTGTCAGAAattgaaagtgaagcaattatTAGCCAGCCTTTTCAGTGTTTTTGTCACCCTGGGTGTTGTTAACAGCTGAGTTGTGTAAGGCTATGTACTGCCACCATTGCCATCTCACAGCCATTAACCCTGGGATGAGAGCATGTTATGTAGCCGCCTAGTAGAGGCCTCATTCCAGCTCTATTCCCATTTAAAAGGACTTACTTCCAGCTTGTTTTATTAGACATTTAATGGTGTTGACTTCATAGGATTGTTTTTGCAAATGGCATATTAAAATTTAATGGCCTGTATTATTCTTCTGACATCATGGTTTACCTTGAACATACCAGCTCTGTTTATCAAGGAGCTTGCTTCTTTTCTCAAGGTCCGGTTTTACAAATCAGGGTGCAAACAGAGTTCTGAGTCGCCAGCCAAGCTTGTGCGGCATTATTTAAGGACACAAGTTATTTACGCACAACTGCCGTACAAGCGCTGTAGAGATCGCTTTATCCTTGGATGAATGCcgccttcccctcccccccatccgTGTGTAACCTTCATATCTTAGTGTCTTCCAATTTTTCATACCAAACATAATAAACAATGtagttaatctgtgtgtgtgtgtgtgtgtgtctgtggagataaaaaaaataactatagCAGGATGGGTTTAAGTGTTTGACTTAATTGTCTAGAAAGAAGCAGTTGAATAGAAATGTCAAAACAAACTTGGTTCATGTATCTAGTGAGCTGTGATGTGAAATAGATTTTTTTACACCGTTTAGCTAGGAACTGATTCCTACCACAGGAAGAATGTTCCTCCTTTTGTTTGACAGtagttgttttttctttctttctttctttttctaacATGGTTGAACATTCTCaaagctacagagagagagcagagaataaTAGCCATCAGAGGAATTCGACAGGGCATCAGGTCAGGGATAGGGTAATTTAAATTCCAATCACACAAAATGGAGTCGCGCTGTGCAAGAGCAGGGCCCCGGTACTGATTGAGCCATCCTGAGTAATATCACAGCCGTGTCTGGCTCGATCTGGATGCTGCCTTGAGTTAAGCTAAGGGTTGAATGTAGTGGGAGGGGGTGGCTGTGGGGTTACGGTCATAGCCTATTAGTTGGActttaggggtggggggggggggctttgtttCAAGGTAGCCATGGGTCAGTGTTCCGTCCTGTTCCAATTAATTACTAGGACAGATATTcatgtttaacatgtttaataAATCAAAAGGGCATTCTGTTAACCTCCCCTGATGAGACCATTTATTCCCTTTTTGAGGAATGATTTCGGGAATAAAGGTCCCTCAGGCAGGTTGGGAGAATCAGCATTCACACAGCAGACGGCTCTGGACCCCTCGACTTCAGTCTCACTGCCTTGACTTCTGTCGAGTTGCCCAAATATAGACAGATATCGGCCCGTGTTTATTAGCCACTCGGTGCTAGCCCAGGGGTGTAGAGTTGACACTGCGAAGGATTGCTTCGATAAGACAGACGAATGCTGCCAGGCTTGGCAccctcttgctctgtctctcgctctctcttggtGTTTCCACCACAGAGCCAGTGGTTACCAGATGATGAAGTACGACCTGGCATCTGCTTTGAACAGCTTACTAGGAACACTAGCCTTGCGGGAGGCTGGCCGTATTTCACCAGCTTTGTCATCTGTCACGCCTCTGCCAGCCCCTAACCACTACTCTCGCCGTGCACAAGAACACCCACACTACCGCTTCTTGTTTCTTGTCTCAAAGCAGAAAGGTGCACTAATGGGAAAGGTCACATGTATATAAATTATGTTCCCAACTCTGAAACTATTTCAGTGACACATTGCTGTTGAAATAGTCATGTTCATAAATGTGCTGGCTACATTCTTTTCGCTATGTTTTCATTTATTATTGATAAGTACCTGTCGTTTTCGCTGAAGGGAACTCGGTACAAGGCCTAAAATAGgaaagagacacaaaaaaagatCACTTGGCTACACAGGCTGTTGACTGGCTGTGATTTTGACATGATCCGCGTAAGTGCCTATTTGCTAAATTCACAAGCCGAGTCGAGACTCTCGCTTTACCCTAAACGACTCCTGTAACACGAGTCATAATTCTATTACAAACGGCTTTCCAGGTGGCCAACTGTAAAAGTAATCATGGTATATGAATCTGGCCACACACAAGGCGGCATTGCTTGCGCCCCAGGTCCCATCCTTCCCAGAGAACCAGAGGTATCTTGTGTCGCCTGGGAGGTCTTTCGCATAGGTTAATTGATCCCGGTCAAACCTGGCCcaaggtgtgttttttttggattCACCAACGTAGACCGTGGTGCGGAATCGCACTTTAAACGTGTTAGGCAGTAAATACATTAGGGAGGTATTTTGCTGATGAGAATCCGGATCAATATGTCCTTCCCAGTAAGCATTTTCGAGATTTATTGGAACCCTCATAATGAGTACCTGAGGCACACACGCCGCCCTGGAGTCCTTGAACCCACTCAGGCAGCAGAGGCTGCTGGTCTCGCCCACTCTCGGCCCAGGATCACTCCCATCCCCCTCTTttttgctccctccctccctcgctgcCTGCCGGCCTGTGGAGCGGCTGTTTTATGGCCCAAGTGTCAGGCTCCATGCCCCGCCTGGCACAGGATGTGAGCCGGTACAGATGGACACGGCTCACTCAGGtgctggagtgtgagtgtgagcgtgtgcgtgtgcgtgtgcgtgtgcgtgcgcgccgAGGTCCAGATTTATGCTCTTGCCCCATTCTCGGCCTCCTTATTACCCAGGCGGTCAAGATCTTGTAAATGGTCCCTGCGATAAATCTGATTGCTTTCGTGAAATGTCTGTCTGGAGGTCCCCCACCCTGCTCCTAATTGCACTCTCTGAACATGAAGTGTGCAGCACTTGTGTTTTCAGCTTTCTTCTGTAAGGCCTTCAAATGTGATGCAATTACAGATGAAATAATTCTTGTGTGAGTGGGTAGTCCTCTGACATGGTGTATCGGTACAAGAAGGGGTGGTAGGGGGCACTCGCAGTTTGTGCTTGATATGTGCCTGGTGGTGTATGTCCGAGAGTAACCAGCCAATTAGGTATTGATGTAAAGCAGCGTGGTCTAGACGAGAATTGCTCTTCACCGATTTACGAATCACAGAATGTAGCTGAGCTGACAGCCACCTGCGTAGTCAGTTTTGCCTGTAATCTAGGaaaggtttttttccccttgctgAAGCCATGGTCTATTGAGAACCTTTCGCCCTTGTATGGATTAAATTAACTTGGAGTCTCTTCAGGGTGAAATTGTGATAAATGGTATCGATTGGATGTGCAGATGAAATGACTGAAAGAGATCAGTCAATACGCATGAATATGGCAACATTTTTAAGGAGAGTTGTGCCAAGATACAGGTAAATAAGAGGACCTTAACCCTAAAGGGTTAATGTTATGGAAGTGGTTTGGTTTAATGCTGTTTCCTTGGCAACCATGTGTGAAAATGGAACATTTTGTCATATCATTAGTATTTAAAtaataccatttaaaaaaaaaaaaaaaaagaagaaaagtctCAATGGACTAAACAACCTCTTTTTCCATTCAAGGAATTTATGTTGTATGTAATTTTGTCTGTTACCTTGCTCACAGGGGGCAACTGCCTTCCTGGTGACTCGAGTGATTTACCACATAAAACAGctgttcctgtttttttgtGGTGCAAAAATAGTGTGCGATTATTGTAGCTGGTGGTGTAAATGAGAAATGTGAGGGAAATGATGAGACGCTTCTGTTTGAAGGAGTGTAGCCTCTGCATTAACACACGCTTGAACAAAGCCCCAGTGTGAAAGTGAAAGCAAAGTGAGCTCGTATGAATTAATATATATTCATAGCTTCTTAGCCATCGGTGAATGATACAACATTGATTAATGGTGTCGTGTTCTCTTACAGAAGAGAAAGGGGTATTATGAAATTTTAATGGCATCatggttcaaacacacacacttatgttcaATATTGCATTATGCAAGGATTTATGCGGTGCCAGGCTACAATCAGGGCAGCCTAGAAATATTGACTTGATTTTATGCTACATGAACTttaccttttctctttttttccccccattctttcctttttttaatctgGCATGTGTATAAATTCTAATAAACAACATTTCTGTGAGCAGGTCTAacctttttgtttaaaaaaaggaatgcGTTGTGTCTCGTTCGCAGCTGCAGTGCAACTCTAACCTTCACCTCTTGTTTGTTGAACACTTTGatcagagagaatgaaggatgttctaaccccaccccacctcgcTCCCCTTCCCCCTTGCCTCCCTTGTGAAAGCTCTGTGACTGCGTTCAGTGCATGCTGTACTAAAAGGAATGCGTTCCTTTCACCCAGTGTTCCTCAACCTCGGCTCCTGGCCTGTGTTATCAAaggaaaatgaatacaaaaaataGCCATCAAACCGACAAACTCATCTTTTTCCGAGTAAACAGAGGATTAATCCCCCAGTGCTGAATGACTCGACAAATAACTATTACTTTCGTCCTGCGGATTGAGTCCCCGATACGAGAGCCCTTTAATGACTTCAAGGgatggtcagacagacaggtgtaaTTGGATGGAGGCCAGTAGACGTTTTTAAAATGGCAAAACGTATAGATAGGGCATCAGATGGCACTTATATAAGAGCTCTTAATCCATGGCCATATCTCTTTCCTGTTTCCATTTCGACCAAAAGAGACAACCTCTGACAAGGAGGGCCACAACCAAATTAAATTCTGACCTTTTGAGTTAATGGCTTCTTTTGGCTGTAGTGAATTGCCTAAGCAGTCCTTCCAGGAATTCGTGACCTTGTGATCAGGAAAAGTAATGAATATTCAACAGATCCGCACATTATTTGCAATAGCTTGCAAGTTGCACTATTTTTGCTCTATTTCAACAGAAAATCCACCATTTAGTTGGGTTGAGGGAATCCTTTGTAATTGACCGTCACCCTGTCCAGAGTCAGTGGTATAGGGTCTGTAGCAAAGATATCTTTCAGCAGATCCTTCTTTCTCTTGGTATCTCTCATTTGATTTTCATCTCtaatcatgtatgttttgtctGAATTTTTACTCATTCACTTTTCTGCCTCAAAATGCAAAACTGACAAGTGAAAtgtcacacaatacacacatatctgaaaaatatggcctgtgtgtgttcactccccccccccccccacacacacacacattttggccTGATATTTGGTTCTTGGAGTCTTAATACACCATGACCATACTGTCTGAGGTGTTCATCACTTCAACTAATCACAAGACAACACAATACCTTGATGTGAATTCTGGTGAAAAAGCAGAAAGTGTAGATAGTAAATTCCCCTAAAATTTGAGGTCCTGATGGAACTGCTCAAGGAAGGAAGTGAGTGCATGCCTCTAGCCACTGTGACCATGTGGTTCCATAGTTTGGCCAGATGACTTAAGTTCTGTTAAAgcgcaccctctctctctcgctcgctcgctcgctcgctgtctgcctgcctgcctctctcttgcgctgtcattccttcactcactcagtcttgcgctctcactctccatatttcccctctcctccctcatcaTGTCTGGTCTCTGTCCCTGCTCCCTCCCTGCATCTCAAGAGAAATCCCCATAGGCATAGCAGCTGTTCCCTCCTGATGGCCACTGACTGCTGACAGACAGCATTGTGAGCCAATCATTTCCCCTGTTCACATCTCATGTCTGCTCCCTGTGATGGGTATAAAAAAATGCTCCTTAGCAATGCAGACAGAGTAGCAGCTTGTGTGAACCACTGTGCTATGTATTGATGGCCTTGGAAATGATTGAGATGGATGACCACAAGCTTTGAAACCATAATCCACTGTAGACAGTGCACCAAAATCCATGCTTTTTTAAAatctttttatttataaagtCATCTGCAAAGTTGAAAGAGCTCTGTGTTGTAGGCCGTGTTTGGCATGAAACCCAGTTCACCATTGCTTTCTTTATCACGTCCCTGCACCTTTAGATATCTGATGTCATTCAATGCATTTGGTGCACTGCATTCTGGGTAGgccagagaaaagaggaggtcGGAGAGGGAATCcaaacttggaaaaatacctaatccccccctctccccctgtacCCTGTTCACTAGCTAAACTGTAATGTACTCCATAGTGCATCACCCCACTGGTAGCAGCTGTTTTCTCCTGGCAGTGTACCTCCTCACCCCAGAATATGTCCACAGCAGCTGCGCTTGGTACATTTAAGGGCATTTTCGGATGGAGCCTTCAAAAGAATGAGACACTGAAACTTGCCTTGTCCATCCATTGTtacaaactatatatatatatatatagggaaAAAAAAGCGAAGGGCGGGGGTGGATGGGGCGTCAGCACATGTAGCCCTCTGGCCAAACTGAGGTAATTCCTCCCGTTTTTATTTGGTTGAAATCATGAGCCACTGGTGTAGATAATCATTTCCAGCCCGTGTCAATCATTGTGTGTTTATCGGAGTTCCAGAAGCATGATTTGAACACCACTCTGCTCGAGGCTAAAGAGGCGACTCTTAGAAATGGTCCAGCATTTGATGGGAGTTATTCAGGCGTTCTGTTATCTTGGTTTAGTAGGGCAAAAAAAGTGGCAAGGTTGGAATGATACTAAAaccccttttttcccctccatatATCCGTTTCATAAAATCTAGTCACACCACTGTTAAGCCGGACTGTGTGATAAAAAAGGCCTCTCTTTGGTGAAGATCTCGATCTTTAAATCCTCTCTGACTTTGTGCGATTTTCTATTTACTTGTCAGAAGGATTGCCAGTCTCTTACGTTTAGGTCAGGTCAGCTCAGTTTGCAAAGAAGGTATTGAAATCGCTGAACCATTTGCATGAACTAGCTCAGATAAACCCATGTTCTTGAGATTTGAAACCTTTGTTAAAACCAGACCCCAAAAACAGGAATAAATtgtaacatttttatttaaaaatatatgtcttaaggaaaaaaagattttttttcagttggCCACATCTTTATCCACTATACAGATATGAAATTGTacataatacaatacaaaaggAAAAGGGGTGAAAAGCATTCAGTTTGCACAAAGAGGTTTTCAGGGAGGGGGGTTGTGTTTCAGGTCTAGGCAGAGTGAGGAGCAAGTTTTCAGCATATGACgcgaagaaaacaaaacaaaataacattttACAAGAGCAGGAGTGCAAATGGATGCATGTCTCTACAAATTTGTGTTTTCAATCACCTTACAAGCTGATTGTTCAACAGTGAGATGTCAACATTTGCCAAGATAGTTCTCTATTTGCTGAAAAAAATATAGTtatctctcatcccccccttctctttctctaaatCTATCATACCAGGAAAGGAGGCCTTTCCATCATAATTTGCTGGATGGCATTAACAAATAGTGGGTAAACACTTCAGTCCCTCTTGGATCATGCAAGACAATTTTGGAGGGGTACAGATCACCTTAAGATCAAAAGAAAAGGAaacccaaccaaaaaaaaaaaaaaaaaggaaaacatcgCTTTGTAAACATGAGCAAGTTCTTCATTTCCAAACACCAAACCGACAGTGAAATTGGGTATTATTCTGCGTGAAAGGGCCCTTTAAAAATCCCCCTTTTTTCTTTGCCAAAACTCTCTGCTGGTAGAGATATTCAGCTCTGGCTTTCCGCCCACTAGATTTGTCTGGTACAACGTTGATGCATTGTTTAATTCGATTCCATTGTTGAATCAGAACATAAGCCCATTTTGTCGGCTCAGCTAGGCTGTTGAAAAGTGTCTGGCCGTAAAGACCTCTGAGGGAGCGAGATGTTGACTGTGTCTTGGGTATTTTGGACGGAGCCAACATGTCTCTGCATAGACCGCCATTCCACCGCACAGATGGCTCTTTACAGCACCCCCTAGGGGCTACCATCCCTCGCTTAAATCCCAACCACTCTGGTTGCACTGCCAAATAGTCTCTCTAGCCAATAACGATCTGCtccctgtttctgttttgtagtaaagcttttttttttatataggtTCTCCAAAAATAAAATTTTTTCTCTGTTAATGGATCTGTAACTGTATGCTGTGGGTTTCCTACCAAGACtcaatcttttattttgaatttttttaaacCCTCCGTTTCGTTTgctctgaactgtgtgtgtcattttgatGACGAATCACAAAAAGTGTCTTTCCTGCCTCTCTGCCAAGGTGATCACTTGGTCATGGCACAGCGTCCCAGGGCCCTGTCATTCATGGTTAGTTATGCCGTTGCTCCCTCCCCCACGTGTTATTCTAACCCCTGCGGTCCACCATTACCTGGGTTTAGGGGACGCTTATTGGCTGAGATGAGACATTAGCCTCTGGTTAGCCTCTGGCCCCTTAGCCTCAGTGTCCATCCCCTTCCATTCCCGTCCATCTCCAacccacctcctccacacagcctcctccaacccacctcctccacacagcctCCTCCAAATGGCACAAAGAGCTGCAGTGGCAGCTTCTTTAGAGGATACTAATGCACATCCTCTCAGTGCTGCATACAAATGCTCCGCTGACCCAgcctccgtctttctctctttccatctcttacgctctctctctctctctctctctctctctctctctctctctctttctctctcgcgtgcgcactcgcactctctctccctgtctctttctggTGTTGGATATGGGAGGAACGACGATCACAGTCTCCTGAGAGGTCTAGCTCACATCAAGTGTAGGCtcttacttttctctctctcgtgtctcttgctctatctgtttttttctctctctctgtttctatctcttgtctctcctctcactgcccCCTCATTTCCTTTACCGCCTCTGAatcttcactcactctctttctctgtctcttagcGCCTATCATGCTCtcttgtctcacacactcacactcattgagagatttttctttttttaattttctctgTTGCTTTCAGAAGAATAGCCTCTCAAATTTCCAGTGGGTTTCGTAGGTGGAGTGGGAAAGGATGGCTTACTGTGCAAGAGTGACTTTTCAATGGCCAAGCAAGCTAAATCTTGCCAGAGCAGTGGGCTGGGTGACAGAACATTAGATTCTTGCTGCCTGGCCTTAATTGGCTCAATCTTGAAGTTGTCAGGTGTGATTACAGTCTGTGCTGCATTAAAGCAGCGTGGCATGAAGCTTGCAATGAATTTATTTTTGGGGGGCGTAATATTCTGTGCCGTACCCCTCCTTcgtcccctcccttcctcccttcctcttgtCCTCTTTCCCTGATCGTATACTGTCGGCTGTAAAGTTGTTTTGTTGGGTGTTTCGTCCGTGTCCGTGAGATTTTAATGATCCCCATCAGTAATTTATGCCAAAATGAGTTTAGCCGCAACACATTATCACAGTGAAGGTGTCAGAGATGGCACTAAAGAAATGAAGACCAAATCACTTCATTGTACATATGCATAATTATAAAAGGAATTGAATGTCTCCACACAACACTTAATATGTCCCTGCTGCAGTCACAGTTCAGGGAGCTATCCAGACATTTTGGCAGAGCTTAGGCAGAGGCATATTGGGCATTAACCTTTGAACACACAGTGCTAAGCTTTTAGATTTTGCAGGAGGGGGATTGAGTTTATTGAATGAAATCAAATCCAGAAACAAGAAGGCTATTAAGCTACGTGTTCTCCTCAGCGAATACAGATCGCTTTGAAAGGATCAGCTTTCGTTTGTTTTACACTGGGTTCTCAGTATGCatgtggtattttttttttttaataacattattCCTTTCAGTAATTTGTAAAAAGGTGAATTAAAAAATGTCACTTAATCACTATCCAATTTGAACTTTCCCAAAAGTGGCCACGTGAAGTGTCATCTACTTGTGTGTCATAAAAATCCTTTTGCATTTATCAAATTTGTACTTCTATTCAGCATAACAGCACAAcagcactctttttttttttttctttttttttctctttctttttctctctcgtagTTTTCACCATTCTTCCCAAGGATATGTTATTTCTGCAACAGATATCTGAACCTCAGGTTTCCAGATGATTTGGCTATGGATTTTCTTTCGTCTCCACTGTGCTGCAGAATAGTGTGGTAATAATGCAGTGTCAATTCCCCTATCTAACCATCCTGGGTGGAGATTGATTGCCCCAGCTCAATAAGGACCTTGCATTCTCGTTACAAAAATAAAAGTGTGAAAATTCTTTACATCTCTTCACTCATCACATATCCACCTCCAGTCACCCCAGCAACTCGAAGaatctatttttttctctcttcctctttcgaAGCTAGCCAGTAGAAAGAAACTATGTATATTTTTTTCCATATAGAAACTGGTCAAATAAAAATCCATAAAACAAACCCTGTATCGTTTTTGAAATGGTTGAGAATGGCAAAACCCCATAGGTTGcaggaataaataaaacaagtttTTATACTTCACACTCTTTGTAAGGCAGCTGCTGACACTTGCACTGCCCGTAGCCGTTGATGATGACGAGCGCACCTTCCTCGTGGCTCGGCTCGTACTCGTTGTAGGGCACCTGGGTCGCCAGGTCCGCCATTGGCTGCCGCTGCTGGGTCCTCAGCTGTCTCCGGTTCTGCATGGCGGAACAGTGTCGGATCCTGCGCAGCGTCGGGGGGCAGCACTTCCGCGAGATGTACACTACAAAAAtgatgaggaagaaggaaaacaaCAGGGCCATAGTTCCAATGATCACTCTCTGAGTGAGCACTGTGTTGTCAATGTCGATGAAGTCATCAGTGACCGCTGCCCCTGCCACCATGGTGGTGGTTGACAGGGCGGTGCTTGGGGtctgggtggtggtggaggtggaggtggaggtggtgaggGTGGCGGTGACCATGGTAAAACTCCCCAAATCCTCTGCATAGTAGTCCAACGTGGGGGTCTGCATATTTCCATACAACGGGCTAGTCAGCTCCTGGGGAAACATGCCCTCCGTGGGAGTGCTTGACTGACTAACTGGTGCTGAGAAATTCTGACAAAGCTGAAATCCATAGACAGCATCCAGTATTTCCTCCCCCTGCGCGTAGTCTGGGCTGTGGCACAAAATTGAGTGTTCCCATCTGCCCTTAAAGGTACTGAGCCAACTGGCCATGGTGCAGATCCTTTTGGTACATTCCCAAAGGTTGCTAGACAATCCAATGGTGCCCAGGGATTTCCACATATCCAGGGTCTGCGTGTCCATGTTGGACAGTTTGTTGTTATCCAGTAGTAGTATCTTCAGGTTGGGCAAGGTCTCGAACACCTCGGGCGTGAGGATGCGGATCTCGTTACCGGTAAGATCCAGTTTCTCCAGGGTGGTCCAGGTCCACTCCATGGTGCATGTCAAATTGTTGATCTTGTTCCACTGCAGGTAGAGGAACTGCAGGGCGACGAGACGGGGGAAGTGGGCCAGGTTGATCTTGGTCAGGTGGTTATGTTCCAAGTGCAGCTCTCTGAGCTTAATGAGCCCAGCAAAGCCGTTTCGGGCCAGGCTCCGGAGCCGGTTGTTGCTGAGTCCGAGATACTCAAGGCTCCTGCAGTCCCAGAAGGCCCTGACAGGCGTGGTCCGCAGAGAGTTGGAGCGCAGGTGGAGGATCTGCAGCTTGCGTAGCCCGTGGAAAAGCTCCGGCTCTAGAACAGTCATCTGGTTGAAGGATAGGTCCAGAATCTGCAGGTTGATGAGGTGGATGAAGGTTGTGTTGGGCAGCTTGGTGATTCGGTTGGAACTCAGGTTCAGGTCCTTGAGCTTGTAGAGCCCCTGGAACGCGTCCTCCTGCACAGTGGTTATTTGGTTGTGGTCCAGGTGGAGCCAGGTGAGCTGGGTGAAGCCGAAGAACTGGTCCGGGCTGAGCTCGGCGATGCTGTTGTGTCTGAGCGAGAGCCCGAGGGCCCCTCGGTCGATGCCATCTGGGGGCGTCAGAAGCCCCTGCGTGTCGCAGTAAAACTGCAGGTCCTCACAGCGGCATTTTTGAGGGCAGGTTGTGCATGACGTGGGAGGCAGGCACAGAAGCATGCTCATCACACAAAGTGCCGCTGGTGCTTGTCCCACCAATGGCCACCTTGAATGGAAACCTGGGTGGGTTTGAAGATAAGAAAATAAACCGGAGGGAGGGGAATCTAATCTCCGCAAGgcatgaaaacatttttttttcttcctccccttctccccaccacctcatctcatctcatcccccccccttttttcatCACAATTTTTGAATATCCATAATTCTCTCCTGCCACTGCTTGTCATTACACACATTTTAAGATATTCagccaacattttttttttgtcttttttgcatgtgtgtgtgcgccgttttttttttttttttttttaaacttgatGTGGCTTGACAGGAGGGAGCGCTCTGATTAGTATTCATCAGTGTTTGACGCGCACATTGACGCTGTGTCACGGATGAATTGAAACATCCTCCTCTGCAGTTGATATGTTGTCTTATTCTCCCCTCATGTTTTCTAAATACACTCTAGTCCTTTATTTCACTCTTACCCCTCTACCCACTTTAATGCCCTTGACACATCAGATCTCTCTTTTAAAAGCCATATTTCTGAAAATAATTTAGACCAACAGTACTCCTTGTTCATACAGCACACAACATGGCAGTAATTTGCTGTCATAACAAATCACGACTTTGCTTCTACCAATAATGGgagaagagtaaaaaaaaacgtaagACCTCATTTTAACTAAATGGATGCTTCTGGACTGCCAGGCTGCCTCAGCCCACTCCTATTCACTCTTATTTCCTATTCAGGTCCAGACTCGGTGAATTAAAGAGCTAACTTACCCATTCTTTTGTGCACATCGGGGGCTGCATTCAACTCTCTTTTTCCGCAGACTCTTGGAGCAGCCAGATGGAATTTGAATCCGAGGGGTAAAAGCCCTTTTGAGTAAACACAAAAGGAATCAAGCTCTTCTGAGAGAATGAATTGCTGTCAAGCCCCACCAATTGAAACAAAATCACAAATTCCA
This genomic interval carries:
- the lrrtm2 gene encoding leucine-rich repeat transmembrane neuronal protein 2 — encoded protein: MGFHSRWPLVGQAPAALCVMSMLLCLPPTSCTTCPQKCRCEDLQFYCDTQGLLTPPDGIDRGALGLSLRHNSIAELSPDQFFGFTQLTWLHLDHNQITTVQEDAFQGLYKLKDLNLSSNRITKLPNTTFIHLINLQILDLSFNQMTVLEPELFHGLRKLQILHLRSNSLRTTPVRAFWDCRSLEYLGLSNNRLRSLARNGFAGLIKLRELHLEHNHLTKINLAHFPRLVALQFLYLQWNKINNLTCTMEWTWTTLEKLDLTGNEIRILTPEVFETLPNLKILLLDNNKLSNMDTQTLDMWKSLGTIGLSSNLWECTKRICTMASWLSTFKGRWEHSILCHSPDYAQGEEILDAVYGFQLCQNFSAPVSQSSTPTEGMFPQELTSPLYGNMQTPTLDYYAEDLGSFTMVTATLTTSTSTSTTTQTPSTALSTTTMVAGAAVTDDFIDIDNTVLTQRVIIGTMALLFSFFLIIFVVYISRKCCPPTLRRIRHCSAMQNRRQLRTQQRQPMADLATQVPYNEYEPSHEEGALVIINGYGQCKCQQLPYKECEV